In Camelina sativa cultivar DH55 chromosome 13, Cs, whole genome shotgun sequence, the genomic window acatatatatatatatatatatcagctgGTAGTTACAACCTATTTTTCTCGTATGCAGTACGCGGGGTGATTACAATTCTTACATATAAGCGATAAGAAGAATTTGAAGACGACGAAAGTGTGGAGGAGCTGATGGGAATCTTCTTTGACTCATCGCGCAGTGACAAATTAAGCCGTGATGGCCCCCCTAAAATTCCATCTTTTGAGTGGTAAATTTCGTTTCATCTAATACCTTCCCCTTTAAAATTAGTACtatgattatgaaatatcaatAACTATAactaatgtaaataaaaaatgaaactcTAATACGTattgtttttggaaacaaagaaaaagtttacGTCattgatcaaacaaaaaatctttaCTCTAATACGTATTGTTTTTCGATACCAGCCATTTCCTAGGGACGACATTTCCACTAGGTagaactgttttgttttttcttttgatttcaacGTATATTTGCATGTGCGTTTCGAATTTATACATAGATAACATTTCATAATGAtaccaaaaacaataaagagataatatcaatatatatctaCTCGGGTCGTTTCTATGGTctaaattggttttgtttctaataGGGACTGTTTGTACCACCGAACCTCATTGATGTCGAGTTTGGTGCAAGGAGTTTACGCAATGGAACGAGACAGGCAAAACAACCGGAGTGGTTCCGAGTCATTAGCCACACCTTGGTGGGAGAGTTTCAACTTCACTTTAATCAAAGAATTTAGGGACGCAGTTGACGGCTCCATATACGGTGCTGTCTTCCAAAACGTGATCAATTATGAGATTACCCCCATCTCGATAGTACCTCCGCGTTACGTGGTTGCGTTACGCGGAACTGTCATAAGTACATCTACTTTAAACGATTTGACGTATATCATCAATTTACCATTCGAGACCCTTTATGACGGGGAGAAGACTAAGCATGTCACTGGAGAAATCCGCTCTTTGGTGTCCAAACACGGAAACACAACTGTTTGGATCACTGGACACTCTCTAGGAGCTGGCCTGGCACTACTCGCGGGAAAGACCATGACCATGTCTGGACTCCCCGTTGAGGCTTACATCTTCAACCCACCTATCTCCTTGATTCCTCTAAAACAGTTCGGTTACAATGACACACTTAATGATGCGTACCGACTCACCAGAGATATCTTCAAAGCTGGCATAGCGAAAGTCCTATCCCTTGATGAGGTATGATctataaagttttatttttggttaacaGGGAAATTTCAGAAATTTGACAATATTATTTATAGTCTATAACAAACTTTTCATTATACTTGTGGATTGTGGTACTACACATATAATCTTTCCCATATCATGAAAagctttatataaataatcctTTAACgatatttaaaatgttattcTCAATTCTTACCGCCAATTGTTACAGGATCAAGAAGGTCAACAATATAAGAATTTAGCTTCGTGGAGACCTCATTTGTTTGTGAACGAATCAGATCCAATATGCTCGGAATATATTGGCAATTTCGATCACATAGTCAATATGACTGAGGTGGGACTCGGAAAGATCGCGAGGTTGGCTGCTGGATACTCAGTTAGGCGTAAGTGTTTCGGAGGAGAAGAAACTTCACCAGatcatcttcattttcttccatcgtACATTATGATTGAAAACAAGACTAAATTGTCGAACATTTATGATAGTCATGGGATTCAGCAATGGTGGAATCATCAAGTACAGTTTACAGTGAGTTATTATTCATACTGATAATTCATTCATGGCTTTCAAGGCTTCAGTCTTTTCTATTTCTTGTCAACTGAATAACTTgttaaattgtatattttcaaatgtttccttttctttgataaaaatatGGTAAGGTACTGTTTGTACTTACaaaataaagcttttttttatgtacacacgtgaaaaattataaatataacaaaaaagaaaatttgtttccaaATGTAGCACACTATCTTTAAAGTtctaaaaatagtatattattttaaactcTAAACACTGAATCTTATCCTCTAAAAACTTTACacaaatctatactaataaaaagtagaagctataagctcctaagactgtccacataggattttaaacatcaAATCATAAttcaacatgtcactaattaacattttcaaaagttccaaaattttatatattaagatattttttaaaagaccaattaggatttgacatgacattcattaacatttttaaaatttacagaattatttagaaaaagaaaaattttaatttatgtaaataaaaaaactatgtacaatatcccacatcagctagaatttttttagacaatggttcagaaccattataaattagattaatatgtttccaacaacgaatgagcggtaaagcttgatttatcaggcgtccaagtttaaaatttttattcggtttgatccgattttttatctgatcaaattaaaacttttcaaaaaaaatattataatatttaaaaatgttaaaagtttaaatattataaatattgaaacttttaaaagttcttagcttttaaaaagttt contains:
- the LOC104738140 gene encoding GDSL esterase/lipase At4g10955, coding for MVCTRSDLGHAVSVVNRFMGQPGKEHWLAVKRIFTYLKGTSDVGLIYGGEAPSLVAGYSDSDYAGDVDSRRSMTGYVFTLGNSVISWKATLQPTVTLSTTEAEYMALTEAAKEGILLKGLISDLGLHHDQATVYCDSLSAIYLPKDQVHHERTKHIDVRYHFLRNEKRIQVKKIGTSDNLADMFTKPVPQSKDCLYHRTSLMSSLVQGVYAMERDRQNNRSGSESLATPWWESFNFTLIKEFRDAVDGSIYGAVFQNVINYEITPISIVPPRYVVALRGTVISTSTLNDLTYIINLPFETLYDGEKTKHVTGEIRSLVSKHGNTTVWITGHSLGAGLALLAGKTMTMSGLPVEAYIFNPPISLIPLKQFGYNDTLNDAYRLTRDIFKAGIAKVLSLDEDQEGQQYKNLASWRPHLFVNESDPICSEYIGNFDHIVNMTEVGLGKIARLAAGYSVRRKCFGGEETSPDHLHFLPSYIMIENKTKLSNIYDSHGIQQWWNHQVQFTVSYYSY